The Ictalurus punctatus breed USDA103 chromosome 6, Coco_2.0, whole genome shotgun sequence DNA segment tgtgtgttgcagtcatcagatttgaaatgagtgtatatttttgaaaataaatttaattcacaaagtaaaacatcaaataatgtgttactaatgttttaatataggacagggtgaactgaattttcaaattacttttttttttttttttggcattttccATATTATCTCAACTTTtccagaattggggttgtaaatgaGAAAGgttgtgtttggagaaaggaaaacactaaattccagcataagaaccttatccaacccctgaaacatggtggagggagtATCGTgatttgggcctgttttgtggcatctggaccaggacggcttgccatcattaatggaagaatgaattctgaattataccagtaaATTctaaaatgtcaggacatctggtCCTGAAATGAACCTCAAGAGAAtatgggtcatgcagcaagacaatgacccttaGCACACAAGTCGtactaccaaagaatggttaaagaaggaCAAAGTTGATGTTTTAGAATGACCAAGTCAaattaatccaatagaaatgttgtggcaGGACcggaagcaagcagttcatgtgaggaaacccaccaacatcccagagctgaagctgttctataCTGAGGAATGGCCTAatattcctccaagccaatgtgcaggactgattaACAGTTACtagaaacgtttagttgcagttattactgcacaagggggtcacaccagatactgtaAGCAAAGGTtcaaatacagtgccctccactaatattggcaaattggtaaatatgagcaaagaaggctgtgaaaaactgtctttattgtttaaccttttgatcttttgtttaaaaaaaaaattaatacaaatactgtgctctcatggatatcaaacaactgcaaaaaaaaaaaaaaaaaaaaaaaaaggtttattcaaaaataatatttgttaaatatagctgtgccacaattattggcacccttttagtcaatactttgtgctacctccctttgccatgaCAACAGCTCTGAgccttctcctataatgcctgatgagattggagaatacatggcaagggatctgagacaaacacaggttttctatgggtttcaagtcagacTACCAGGATGTCTATAGCAGGACCttaattttgtggtcagtaaatttttgtgttgattttgatgtatttggatcattgtcctgttggtaGATCCAACTAtgacccattttaagctttctggcagaggcagtctggcagaggcagtcgtTTCATTCACAGTTGAAATTAGATAgaatccatgatgccatgtatccataatgtccaggtcctctggcagaaaaacagtcccaaaacattaaagagccaccaccatatttaaccatgggcatgaggtacttttccttATGGAAAAGTGTGTGGCAAAACTacatctggtgtttattgccaaaaagctctattttggttttatctgtctatagaacccgatcccatttgaagttccagtagtgtctggcaaactgaagatgcgtgagtttgtttttgaatgagaaTCGAGGcgcttttttttaaacccttccaaacaacttgtggtgatgtaggtgacttctgattgtagttttggagagtTTCtaaccccaagacacaactaacttctgcaattgtccagctgtgatccttggagattttttggccactcgaatcATCCTCTTTAAAGtatgttgagacaatatagaaacacatccaattccaggttgattaatacattttccatttgactggaacttcttagtTACTACCCTCATGGTgcaaatgggcattttcaatgcttttgctattttcttatagtcacTTCACATTTGGTGAAGCTCAGCAACCTTTTGtgacacatcacagctatattccttggtcatacccattgttatgaatgactaagaaaatttggcctatgtgttacctcatatttatacccctgtgaaacaggaagtttctGTTCcttgtcacccaggtgtactaaaaaaaatttaaatatcaatgggaatatacttcaaatatatttttctcatatgaattcttaggggtgccaataattgttgcagacctatatttaacaaatatgtttttttggatgaacctgtgttttgtttgatatccatgagtatttttgtgatttttcttaacaaaagatcaaaaggttaaacaataaaaacaattattcacagccttctttgctcatattcaccaagtgtgccaatattagtggagggcactgtacttttgccactcacagataagtaatattggataattttcttcaatacataaatgaccaatataatttttttggtcTCAGTTGTTTAATtatgttctctttatctacttttagatatttatgcagaaatatagaaaattctaaagggttcacaaactttcaagcaccactgtatgtgctagatcaagtgctattttctAAGCTGCTCATTAATGAAAAAGTGAACatgaattgttaaaaaaaaaaaaacatttaaattattaacatgatCATTCCAACTGCAATTATTCATGTAGCAATATACTGGCAATATTCTAGACTCCTAttagatatttatttgaatacTTTATCTCATTATAAGATAAGTCATTATCTCAATCATATATCCCtatattagtatttatttaaattgtgctTTGCCTGTAggaggtatatatatatatatatatatatatatatatatatatatatatatatatatatatatatatatatatatatatatatatatatacatacatatatatatatatatataaatatacatatttatacatcttGTATATATTCTTTTTTCACCTGTCTTGCTGCTGGTGTGATGCCATCATTCCTCcgtctggggattaataaaggtttatcttatcttatcttatcttatcttattttatcttataaAAACAGTGCTATTATATCATGATGGTGGGAAGACACTATTGAAAATCCCCATCGCAGACATTTCTACACAAAttaaatctggcaaccttggagacatttacacacaaattaCACACAGGTAATAATTTAAATGAGCcacagaaaataaaattttaagcaGCTCCTAAACGTGACTCTAAATTCAAGGAACTTTCTCCatataaatattgatgtaacttTTGAAATGAAGTCATAAATTTTAATGTCAGGGTCTTCATGTGCTCCTTTGGAGGATTGATTGCAGACAGCAAGTGTTGTCATGAAATTCTCTCATTCGTCCACAGTTGAAGAGATACCAGTCAAATTATAAAACCCTGTGCTATGGCACTATCATCAGGCTCATTTGGTATACCTCCTTTATCTGAGTAGTATGCCTGACGATCTATGGTTTGGTCTGTATGATCCGTTTTAGtggtgaagaagaggaagaagaagaagaaatatgcTACCAAAAAAAGAGGGttcccataataataataataacaacaataataataataataataataataataataacaacaaaacaacaacaacaacaacaacaacaataataataataataataataataataataataataataataataataataattattattattattattattattattattattattattcaataaaaaaagacatcttaGTAAATGGAACCATCCTGAATATAATCAAATGTATATAGTATTTCCTGTTCTAAGATAACAAGCCAAATACAAAAACCAAATATATGATTACTACTTCTATATCTAAACATTTTTACTTGgttcaagcttgaaatatttttgttctattggcagataattgtgatcattttaagcattttttctagaaaagaaagaagagaattTTAAATTGAAAAGCTAAAaatatctgccaatagaataagaaaatgtaaagcttGAAATTAGGGAAAATGTCTAGACATATGTTTAttatcttatatttggtttactaTCATCTTATAATAGGAGACACCACATCACTGTCACTATATTCAAGATTGTTTCACTTGAATTGCACAGTTTATTGCCTTTTGGTCCATTTTAGTAAGTTTACTAAAATGCCGGAAAATGCATTTTTGCACAGAATACACACAGAATAGCGAAAGTGACTTACTTTTGTGCATAATAGTTGGGATCAAAAAACTCCACAACAACCTTATATCCATATAAGCTGTAAGcaaaaatagaacaaagacctaaagaggagagagaatgaTCTGATATCAGCACAGAGAAATAAACATCAAGGTTTCACTACAGTTATTACTGAAACTACAGCCAAATTTACCTGATGTGAGATAATTAATTCCTGCCACAAAGGTAACTCTCGCATTTGCAACTTCTGACCCTCCAAGTTTGGTGCACTTCATCCCTACCAGGGCTAGAATGGCTCCAAATAGTCCCAGTAATATAGAGATGATAATTAGAACTCGACACAAATGGATATAAGCTGTTTGACAGTAGAAAGAACAAGTACACAATTAAATTACAGTAGAATACACATGACAGTTAAACTTTGTTGAATAACTCTTTGGATCTGTAAGCTTATATATTGGATTTCATGtggattttttgtttattctacACAGTGCATGCTTCTAATGTTACATTAAAGATCTGAAATTAAAATCACTTTTTTAGTACCAATCCCTGCTCCCACTGTGGTATCACTGCTTGGTGTGAGGGTTACAGATGTTCCACAGTTTTAAGAAGCATTTTGACTAATTTAGAGACTCTCTACAAAAAGACATTTATCTTTTCCCTTGTGGCCAGAATGGAGCTATAAGCAACATTTGTTGCATCGTCTGTTAAATGTGACATAGTGTCATTTATAAGCCATACAGCCATCTACTTGCTACCATCTACATGCCCAGTTGTGAACTAATGCCCATGCTGTGCACCATCCTGGCCCAAagcctctgtctctccctgtccaTGGACCACACTGGGCAGAGTGATTGTCAGATTGACTTCCtcattgaaaaataaatatatgaatatatataaatatgctcCAAATGAACTGATCCACCTTCTTGTGGATTTGCCAATCTGGTTTAGGCTTGCTGTGAGACTGAAAATGTTGCACTACTAGCCACACAGACTTCATTTCAAGGATGAGGATGCTGATTCAGAGTCTCATTTTGCCATCATCCTTTCATTTCTAGGTTTTTCCACACACTATCCCAGCTTTTCAGAGAGGCTAAAGGCTTACATTGAAGGAGAAAAAACATGTGTGAATGCTGTTGTCACAAGTacttactctgtgtgtgtcttttaaCTTGTCATGAGCACACCATTTATGTCACTTTCATAGCTAAATATGGGCAGCTATTGAATGGTGTGCAATCCTTTATTTATACTATGCTTTCATTTGCTCACTGGTTATGTTCAGATGTATAGTTAAGTTGTTTCTACCCCACACAAACCCTGAGCCCAGAACcgacaacaaacaaaacatcacaCTGGGCATTGCACACCACTTGAGATGGCCTGGCAATCATATTTTATTAGCAAGTCAATTTACTCAATTTGGCAGGAATCTATAAATCTACAGATACTTCCtctaaaatatacattatatggccaaaagtaaaTGGACATCTGTCCATCACAACCTTATGTAGgctttccccaaactgttgccacaaagttttaAGCTCagaattgtataggatgtctttgctATGCTGTAGCTTTATGATTTcccaaagtgagctccatgaagacgtgatTTGAAGTGCGCAGAGCCCTTATTTCAACCCCATTAAACACCCTTAGGATGTATTGGAATGCCAACTGTGTGCCAGGCCTccttgcctgacctcactaatgctcttgtgaatGGACAAATTCCCAAAGCAACATTCAAAAATATAGGGGAAAGCCCTCCCAGAAGAGTCTAGGCTATTTTAACAGCAAAGTGGGACTAAATCTTCAATCGGATGGTTAGGTGTGCACAACCTTTCTGTCAAATAgtgtacacagtaaaatccctagtgttgaattaacacccagagtgtttatatgagtccaatggacttatataaacactgtagggtgtgaattcaacaccgtgggtgttaaatcaacactagtgattttgctgtgtatgttCAATATGAGTAATGTTTTTGTATTAAATTCAAATATACGTATTGTacatagaatatatatatatatatatatatatatatatatatatatatatatatatatatgtgtgtgtgtgtgtgtgtgtgtgtgtgtgtgtgtgtgtgcgtgtgtgtgtagaacttCTGCCCCAATTTCCCccattttgaatgttttaaGAAATTATGAGAAATCACTAAATACATAACAGCCGAATAAGCAGACTTACGTTGCAAACCAAGTAATGTTGGAAACTCCTTGCAGTCAACCATTCCAGTTGAATCAGTAGTACAATCTTTCCACAGGTTGGAATGGAAGTGATCGGTAGTGATGACTGTAGATGCGACCTCTGAGAATGTCCAGTATTCCATTGGCAGGGTGGAACAAACCAAAATCCATCCAACCACacaggtcacaaaggaaccaaTCTCAGTGTACATTACAACTGTCCTGTAATTCATAGTTTTAATGTGCTGAATACCAAAATAGCAGGTGGAAGACAGTTAATTCTGGGCCTTGTCTTGTGGCAAAAGAGAGACAACCTACAACTTCAACTGAAAAACTCCCTTATGTTGAGATGATTGTCTAAAGCTGTCACACCTAGTCTTCTTGTcaagagaaggaggaggtgtTATAGTTTCCATTGTCTCAGATTTCAAGGACAGTATGACAATCAACATTGTTTATAATGGACATATTTGTTATAAACCTTGAGTGTGCTATTATTAGCTGTACCCATATGCTGGTGAAGTCAGTACAGGACCCTAGATAAATAAGTCTTTCAAGATGACTCTTAAGAGTTACATATTTGTATTTAACAGTCTATATTGCTTAAAGAATACAACACCAATTAATCAAGAAAACATTATTTCCAAAAAGTGGAAATCAGTTTTACACTGACAGGCCTGCTGTATTGGAAGGCAGTGAAGCATATGGGGTGAAATGTATCATTGCAATaatttcagcatttttgttcttgtaaaagaaataaaaataaataaataaattcagtatttATAAAACAACATCCAACTAAGGGTTTATGTAGCAGCTTCCCAACATTGGGTTATTTTGAACTTGCACTGGGCATGTTTCTCTACCTAGGCTATTGTGTTACAAATGAGTTCATTTTAACTGTGATcttgtgcattattattattattattattattattattattattattataaatatcttttaaaaatatgttttgttttgttgtgattttcaggtgatgagaactccaaacagaactttttcatttaattacaaTTGACACAacgaaaatgttttattttctcttgtGAACTATGCCAAAGTGAACACCAACTCCATTATcaacattatataaataatagtaaCATTAACAATCTAGCTAACTTATTCAAATGCTGTTGAGATTTCAGTAGCTTACTAGGTttgtcagctagctagctagctcatgttaattcatacatgtttctagctacatagtttctttaacattttgtaaatgtactccttacatataataaaaacattaccTACAGAATAGGCTGTGGCAGCCCACCCCAAAGTCACTTTAATATAGTTTAAAACAGAAATTTTCATACTTAAAAACATCAAAAGATCTCGTTAGCAAGTCTTCAGTAGCTCACTCATGTAGGCTACCTGTTTATGTTTCTGCAGGTTGAATGCTGTGAAATGCCAGTATCAAAATgggttttattataattatccCCAAAAAGTTCTACTTTGGTCTCACCAGACCATACCATTTTAGCCACATGGTTTGGAGTGATTGTATGTTtattttggcaaaatttagGTGAacttggtttttttgtttgtcagaAAACCAATCTagcaccctaccccatagcccagacgtGAAGATTgttgtcttttccttttgtcaattttggaggttcttggtgatgtcactgtggtgttcCATTTTCTCCGCTTGTTGATAATGGCCTTCATGGTGTTCTacggtacatctaatgttttcgTACCCCTCTCCTGTGTGATACCTTTCAACAATGAGATTCCATACATTGCAAACTCTTTGTGgatcatggcttcagcagtcagatgaaaccaagatgttgtcaagaaaatcctactgAAATCTTtatttggggaatcagaatcaattaattgatggcaggtgtatatTTCTATTTGATTTTTACTTGAATTGTGTTGGCTGGAATATGACATATGACATAATCTAACGATTtaattttggtttaatttttacataataaaaaacttgaaattttaacaggggtgaaGACTTTTTATATAATAACCTTTTTACATAAAAACTGTAACAAGAGTATTTATAGGTTTTTACTTTCCACCTCTAATGacaaaaaacattatatttGCAGTGTTGAAAATATTGTCCATGCTTCAACATTCAAACAAAAGTATCTCTGTCAGCTAGAATTAAAGAAGTTCTCGACACTTGGCTACTCGATTCGCTGGAGGACCTAGATGCATCGTCTCTGTTGTGTGATGTTCGACCTTTCTTCTGTGCCTTGTATATCTTAGGAGCCATGTATTTTCTTGAAGCATAAACATCTGTCTTTCTACAAGAATAGATAGGGAAAAAATGAATGAGCAACTCTGTATCTCAACAAAATGTACACTTGAAAAACCATGAACTGTATTACTTTTATCATTTATCTAACTTTAAAGACtgattgtctttattgtttaacctttcacaaaaattcacaaaaatactctcgtggatatcaaacaattgcaagcacagcacaggtttatagaaaaatatctttgttaaatatagctctgcaacagttattggcacccctatgaattcatatgagaaaaatatatttgaaaaatatatttgtatattccctttaaaaattaaaataaaaatttatattttacattttttagtacatctgggtgactaggaacaggaaattgttcaacaatGAATTCTTGTTTCACatggatataaatatgaggtaatacataggccaaattcccttggTCATTTGTAATAATGGGTAAGGCGAAGGAATATAGCtctgatgtgcggcaaaaggttgttgagcttgaGCATGGGAAgtgactataagaaaatagcacaagcattgaaaatgccaatttccaccatcagggcaataattaagaagttccagtcaactggaaatgttatgaatcaacctggaattggatgtttgtctatattgtctcaacgcactgtgaagaggatggctcaagtggccaaaaaatctccacgcatcacagctggagaattgcagaagtaaGTTGTGTCttagggtcagaaagtctccaagaCTACAATCTGAACTCACCTACAAGTCGTTTGcaagagtttcaagaaaaaagcctctactctcatcaaGAAACAatctcaagcgtcttcagtttgccagacactactggaacttcaaatggccAGTGTtgatcaaaatcaacacaaaaatggtttactgtccacaaaatcaaggtcctgccatggccatccaaGTCCTCTgatttgaaacccatagaaaacctgtggggtgaactgaagaggagagtccaccagtgtggacctcgaaatttgaaggatctggagagactCTGTATGGacgaatggtctcagatcccttgccatgtattctccaaccacatcaggcattataggagaagactcagagctgttatcttggctaAGGGAGGTATCAAAAAAGTACTGACTAGGGTATTGactagggtgccaataattgttgcacacctatatttaacaaagattgttgttttttttgatgaacctgtgttttgtttgcaattgtttgatatccatgagagcagagtatttttgttcttcgctcatatttaccaagagtgccaatattagtggagggcactgtgtgtgtgcgtgtatatatatatatatatatatatatatatatatatatatatatatatatatatatatatatatatatatatatatatatatataatttctttaaGATGtaataagtttttaaaaatttaattgtgTAAAAAATCCACTTAGTCTTGGGTTCCGAATGTACACAAAGTTTATAAatgttgaaaataaatgagATTCTTATGAAGGCCTAAACCTTTACTCTGTATACTTTATTTGTAGGGATTTCATTAGAATTTTTTCAATTATAGTTACACTacttccagttcatcccaaaggtgttgagGTGGGGTTGAGCTCAGGGTTCTCTGCaggacactcaaattcttccACTTCAACCTTTGTAAACAACAAAGCTCCCTTTGtacacagggacattgtcatgctggaacaggtttgggcctcttagttccagtcaaAGGAAAgtttaatgctacagcatacaacgACATTCTATTCTATGTGTGTTTCCACCTTTGTGGCAAAGATGCACATATGGATGTTATGGTTAAGTGTCCACATCTTATAGTGTATATGACCCAAAGTCGACTGCTTAGTCCCTGAGTTGTTAAGCGATCTTCAGTGTAGCAAGTAAAATAACCTGTGTACTGGCTATTCTCAGTGACTAGCAAGGACCTGCTTGTAAAGCTGGTTTTGCAGGTTAAGATGAGTTTAACACTGGACTGTTATTGTCATACTGTAGATGCACATCTGATATTTTATAGTAACACAGGATGTAACTAGAAAAATTAGAAATAATGTATGTAAATTTGACCTATTTGCTGTGAGGACGCTGTAGAGAGTCACAGCATACAGAACAGAGCCCAGGATTATGCAAGGACTGCCTACCAAACCAAAGAATACTGGAAGACCTATGTAATACCTGTAGAGAAGCAAGTCAAATTATTACTTGGAGTAATATCATTAATTAGAAACAAAAGagtctgataaaaaaaaaaaatcacctaaTTCTTTACTGttgaaattgttttaaaatggccTAATATTAAAACAGAGGTGAATACCTTAGGAGGCGTGCATCATGCATGCGTGTAAATACTACTGTGCCCAGTCTGCTTGTGTATAAGCAATAAGCAGCAAGGCAAGTCACACCTTGGGGAGAAAATACAGCATCATGataggcattaaaaaaaacatattgagAAATTATTTTGATATTATGACTTTCATACCTCCAGCAAAATGAAGAACAGTTCCTAGTACTAATATTTTGTACTTGGATTTCTCCCGTCCACCAATATATGTGCAGTCCATCCCAATAAAGCTAAATATGGCGGCGAAAAGTCCCAGAAACATCCCAACAATTAACAAAGCCCTCACGGCCTGTAT contains these protein-coding regions:
- the LOC108272264 gene encoding claudin-10 isoform X2 — its product is MNYRTVVMYTEIGSFVTCVVGWILVCSTLPMEYWTFSEVASTVITTDHFHSNLWKDCTTDSTGMVDCKEFPTLLGLQPYIHLCRVLIIISILLGLFGAILALVGMKCTKLGGSEVANARVTFVAGINYLTSGLCSIFAYSLYGYKVVVEFFDPNYYAQKRRNDGITPAARQSVYSTEAYWLFKSGCINYPNVFHQEEKKLITCHYREGLSLEQHSILGGVGLSFSLLGD
- the LOC108272264 gene encoding claudin-10 isoform X1, whose product is MNYRTVVMYTEIGSFVTCVVGWILVCSTLPMEYWTFSEVASTVITTDHFHSNLWKDCTTDSTGMVDCKEFPTLLGLQPYIHLCRVLIIISILLGLFGAILALVGMKCTKLGGSEVANARVTFVAGINYLTSGLCSIFAYSLYGYKVVVEFFDPNYYAQKFELGAALYFGWSGSVLLIIGGLIYSIFGGKEGFHLSSTTKEQLTYSAYDTRSSEVTVPNKQATKHPSSFRPQIESKTSGHTSRVKGYKKNDYV
- the LOC108272052 gene encoding claudin-10 isoform X7, producing the protein MSGKQIMALLAGLVGLGATIGATVSNEWKTTSRASSVITATWVFQGLWMNCAGNAIGSVHCRQHHTIFKLEMSCTVGMDYWRISYIGGQGGSWIIKAAWYWSTLWRECYIDSSNVANCRDYDTMWVVRPASRTEQGPIQAVRALLIVGMFLGLFAAIFSFIGMDCTYIGGREKSKYKILVLGTVLHFAGGVTCLAAYCLYTSRLGTVVFTRMHDARLLRYYIGLPVFFGLVGSPCIILGSVLYAVTLYSVLTANRKTDVYASRKYMAPKIYKAQKKGRTSHNRDDASRSSSESSSQVSRTSLILADRDTFV
- the LOC108272052 gene encoding claudin-10 isoform X6; translated protein: MGYIQVCRGLMISAVCLGFFATACALVGMKCTKIGGSDQLKSRLACFSGVQYFIAGMNWGQPCSLVGRDRPCAFWEGLCSFHHCLMASAKVSCTVGMDYWRISYIGGQGGSWIIKAAWYWSTLWRECYIDSSNVANCRDYDTMWVVRPASRTEQGPIQAVRALLIVGMFLGLFAAIFSFIGMDCTYIGGREKSKYKILVLGTVLHFAGGVTCLAAYCLYTSRLGTVVFTRMHDARLLRYYIGLPVFFGLVGSPCIILGSVLYAVTLYSVLTANRKTDVYASRKYMAPKIYKAQKKGRTSHNRDDASRSSSESSSQVSRTSLILADRDTFV